A region of the Pedococcus aerophilus genome:
GACAGCGCTGGCGCCACCGCGAAGCGAGGCCTCAACGAGGATGTCGTGCGCGACATCTCCGCCCGCAAGAACGAGCCGCAGTGGATGCTCGACCTGCGCGAGAAGTCGTTGCGCCTGTTCGGCAAGAAGCCCATGCCCAACTGGGGTTCCGACCTCACCGGCATCGACTTCCAGAACATCAAGTACTTCGTGAAGTCCACCGAGAAGCAGGCCACCACCTGGGACGAGCTTCCCGAGGACATCAAGAACACCTACGACAAGCTCGGCATCCCCGAGGCGGAGAAGCAGCGCCTCGTCGCCGGGGTCGCGGCCCAGTACGAGTCGGAGGTCGTCTACCACCAGATCCGCGAGGACCTGGAGGAGAAGGGCGTCATCTTCGTCGACACCGACACGGGCCTGCGCGAGCACGAGGACCTGTTCCGCGAGTACTTCACCTCGGTGATCCCCGCCGGTGACAACAAGTTCGCCGCGCTGAACACCGCCGTGTGGTCGGGTGGCTCGTTCATCTACGTCCCGCCGGGCGTCCACGTCGACATCCCGCTGCAGGCCTACTTCCGGATCAACACCGAGAACATGGGCCAGTTCGAGCGCACGCTGATCATCGCCGACGAGGGCTCCTCGGTGCACTACGTCGAGGGTTGCACCGCGCCGATCTACAAGTCCGACTCGCTGCACTCCGCGGTCGTCGAGATCGTCGTGAAGAAGAACGCCCGCGTCCGCTACACGACCATCCAGAACTGGTCGAACAACGTCTACAACCTCGTCACCAAGCGCGCGACGTGCGCCGAGGGCGCGACGATGGAGTGGATCGACGGCAACATCGGCTCCAAGGTCACCATGAAGTACCCGGCCGTCTTCCTCCTCGGCGAGCACGCCAAGGGCGAGACGCTGTCCATCGCCTTCGCCGGCGAGGGCCAGCACCAGGACGCCGGCGCCAAGATGGTGCACGCCGCCCCCAACACCTCCTCGACCATCGTGTCGAAGTCGGTGGCCCGTGGTGGTGGCCGCACGTCCTACCGCGGCCTCGTCCAGATCCTCGAGGGTGCCCACGGCTCCCGCTCGAGCGTCGTGTGCGACGCGCTGCTGGTCGACACCATCAGCCGCTCCGACACCTACCCCTACGTCGACATCCGCGAGGACGACGTGACGATGGGCCACGAGGCCACCGTCTCTAAGGTGTCCGAGGACCAGATGTTCTACCTCATGTCCCGCGGCATGACCGAGGAAGAGGCCATGGCCATGATCGTGCGCGGGTTCGTCGAGCCCATCGCGCGTGAGCTTCCCATGGAGTACGCCCTCGAGCTGAACCGCCTGATCGAGCTTCAGATGGAAGGAGCCGTAGGTTGAGCCTGCTGGCCCAGAAGAACCCCGAGGCGACCGCCGGAGCCCACACGGACTCCGCCGCCGCCTTCGTCCCCGACCAGTCGCGCGCCGAGCGCCGGACCTCGTACGCCGTCGCGGACTTCCCCGTCCCCGGCGGCCGCGAGGAGGAGTGGCGGTTCACCCCCGTCGACCGCCTTGCTGCGCTCTTCCGCGACGAGGCGACCGGTGCCTGCCTCGACTGGAGCGAGTCGCTCCCCGAGGGTGTCACCCTGCGCACGATCCCGGTGGAGGAGTGGCGCGCGAGCGGTGCCCCGGCCCCCGGCGACCGTGCCGCAGCGGTGGCCGCCGCCCACAGCGGCGGGGTGGCCCTGGTCGAGGTCCCGGCCGAGGCCGAGCTCGACGAGCCCGTCCGCATCAGCCTGACCGGCACCGAGCGCGAGACCGTCCACGGCCACCTGATGGTGCGCGTGGGTCGTTTCGCCCGTGCCACCGTGGTGCTCGAGCACCAGGGGCTGACGGACTACAGCGAGGTCCTGTCGGTCGTCGTCGAGGACGGCGCCGACGTGACCATCGTGAGCGTCCAGGAGTGGGACGACGAGAGCATCCACCTGGCCCAGCACGACGTGGTCGTCGGTCGCGACGCGAAGGTCCGCCACATCGCGGTCACCCTCGGTGGTGGCATCGTGCGCCTGAGCACGAACGCGACCTACACCGGTCCCGGTGGCTCCTTCGAGGGCCTCGGCGTCTACTTCGCCGATGCCGGTCAGCACCAGGAGCACCGCCTCTTCGTCGACCACCAGGCGCCGCACTGCCACTCGAACGTCGAGTACAAGGGCGCGCTCCAGGGCGAGACCGCCCACACCGTCTGGGTCGGCGACGTCCTCATCCGCGCGAGCGCCGAGGGCACCGACACCTACGAGCTCAACCGAAACCTCATCCTCGACGACGGGGCGCGGGCCGACTCGATCCCCAACCTCGAGATCGAGACCGGCGAGATCGTCGGTGCCGGCCACGCCTCGGCGACCGGTCGCTTCGACGACGAGCAGCTCTTCTACCTGCAGGCCCGTGGCATCCCCGAGGACATCGCCCGACGCCTCGTCGTGCGCGGCTTCTTCGCGAGCGTCGTGGCCCGGATCGGCGTGCCCGAGGTGTCCGAGCGGCTCATGGCTGCCATCGACACCGAGCTGGGTGGCACGGCGACCCCGACCGGGGACGACGAGTGAGCGCAGCAGCAGAGCTCGTCCCCGACGAGGACTTCGTGAGGGTCTGCCGCCTCGACGAGCTCCCCGAGGTGGGTGCCGCGGCAGCAGACATCGGCGGCACGGTCGTGGCCATCGTCCGGACCAAGGACGGCAGCGTCCACGCGGTCGACGACACCTGCAGCCACGCGAACGTGTCGCTGTCCGAGGGCGAGGTCGACGGCTGCACGCTCGAGTGCTGGCTGCACGGCTCGCGCTTCGACATCCGCACCGGGCTGCCGTCGGGTCCGCCCGCGCTCGCCCCCATCAACGTGTACGCCGTGAAGATCGACGGCGACGACGTCTACGTCGCCACCACCCCCCAGAACACCACTCCCACACACCTGGAGCGCTGAGCATGTCCACACTCGAGATCCGCAACCTGCAGGTCACCGTCGAGACGGAGAACGGCACCAAGGAGATCCTCCGTGGCGTCGACCTCACCGTGAAGTCCGGCGAGACCCACGCGATCATGGGGCCCAACGGTTCCGGCAAGTCGACCCTGGCCTACTCCATCGCCGGCCACCCGAAGTACACCGTCACCGGTGGCACCGTCACCCTCGACGGCGAGGACGTGCTGGCGATGAAGGTCGACGAGCGTGCCCGCGCCGGCCTCTTCCTCGCGATGCAGTACCCCGTCGAGGTCCCCGGCGTCACGGTGAGCAACTTCCTGCGCACCGCGAAGACCGCCATCGACGGTGAGGCCCCCAAGCTGCGCACCTGGGTCAAGGACATGAAGGGCGCCATGAACGAGCTCCGCATGGACCCGACGTTCGCCGAGCGCAACGTCAACGAGGGCTTCTCCGGTGGCGAGAAGAAGCGCCACGAGATCCTCCAGATGGAGCTCCTCAAGCCCAAGGTCGCCATCCTCGACGAGACCGACTCCGGCCTGGACGTCGACGCCCTGCGCGTCGTCTCCGAGGGCGTCAACCGCGTCAAGGACAACACCGACGTGGGCGTCCTGCTCATCACGCACTACACGCGCATCCTGCGCTACATCAAGCCCGACTTCGTGCACGTCTTCGTCGATGGCAAGATCGTCGAGGAGGGTGGCTCGGAGCTGGCCGACCGCCTCGAGGCCGAGGGCTACGACCGTTACGTCGGCGCCGCTGCCACCACCACGGCCTGAGTCCGCTGACCCACTCCACCCCGAGGGTGCCCCAGATGTCGACCACCGCGACAGCGACCGTCTTCACCGACGGGGAGCTGGCCCAGATCCGGGCCGGCTTCCCGATCCTGACGCGCACCGTCCGTGACGGTCGCCCGCTCGTCTACCTCGACTCGGGGGCGACCTCGCAGCGGCACACGCGGGCCCTCGACGCCGAGCGCGCCTTCAGCGAGCAGGTGAACGCCGCGGTCCACCGTGGTGCCCACCAGCTCAGCGAGGAGGCCACCGACCGGTACGAGCAGGCCCGGGCGACCATCGCCGGGTTCATCGGCGGGGCGACCGACGAGGTGGTGTTCACCAAGAACGCCACCGAGTCGCTCAACCTCGTGGCCTACGGCTTCTCCAACTCGGTCGTCGGCCAGGCCAAGGACCCGCGGCTGACGCTCGGCGAGGGCGACGAGATCCTCATCACCGAGATGGAGCACCACGCCAACCTCGTGCCGTGGCAGGAGCTGGCGCACCGCACCGGCGCCACGCTGCGCTGGGTCGGCGTCACCGACGACGGCCGGCTCGACCTCGACGGGATCCACGGCCCCGCCCTGGGCGAGCTGCTCACCGACCGCACCAAGGTCTTCGCGTTCACCCACGTCTCGAACGTGCTGGGCACGGTCAACCCGGTCCACCGGCTCGTCGAGGCGGCTCGTTCGGTGGGCGCCCTGACGGTGCTGGACGCCTGCCAGTCGGCTCCGCACCTCGCGCTCGACGTCGCCGACCTCGGGGTCGACTTCGCGGCCTTCTCGGGCCACAAGATGTACGGCCCCACCGGGATCGGCGTCTTCTGGGGACGTCACGACCTGCTCGCGGCGATGCCCCCCTTCATCACGGGTGGCTCGATGATCGAGACGGTCCGGATGGAGGGCACGACGTATGCAGCCCCGCCGCAGCGCTTCGAGGCCGGCTCCCCGAACGCCGCCCAGGCGATCGGCCTGGCAGCCGCCATCGAGTGGCTGCAGGAGCTCGGCATGGACCGCGTGCACGCCCACGAGCAGGCCCTCACCGAGCGCCTCCTCGCCGGGCTGGCCGAGCGTCCCTGGGTCCGGGTCGTAGGCCCGGCCGACGGTGTCGACCGGGGGAGTGCGGTGGCGTTCGTCGTCGACGGCGTCCACGCGCACGACGTCGGCCAGGTCCTCGACGACCAGGGTGTCGAGGCACGCGTGGGCCACCACTGCGCCTGGCCCCTGCACCGCCGGATGAAGGCGACCGCCACGACGCGAGCCAGCCTCGCGGCATACTCCACGCCCGCGGAGGTCGACGCGCTCCTCGTGGCGCTGGACCGCGTGCCGGACGTGTTCGGGGTGGCGAGCTGATGGACCTCTACCAGGAGCTCATCCTCGAGCACTCCAAGCGACCCCAGCACGCCGGGCTCCGCGAGCCCTTCGAGGCCGAGGTGCACCACGTCAACCCGACCTGCGGTGACGAGGTCACGCTGCGCGTCCACGTCGAGGGGCAGGGTTCGGACGCAGTTGTCCGGGACGTCTCCTACGACGCCCTCGGCTGCTCGATCTCCACCGCGTCGGCCAGCGTCCTCGCGGAGGAGGTCATCGGCCACACCGTCGCCGAGGCGATGGTCACCCACGAGGCGATGCGCGTCATGCTCACCTCCAAGGGCGAGGACCCCGGCGACGAGGACGTCATCGGCGACGGCGTCGCGTTCGCCGGCGTCGCGAAGTACCCCGCCCGCGTCAAGTGTGCTCTGCTGGGATGGATGGCGTTCACGGACGCGTTGCACCAGGCAGGCATCGACACCAGCACCACCGACAGCAGCGCCGCTCCCGCCGGCACCACGAGAGAAGAGGCACGATGAGCGACACGACCACCGCCACCCCCAACGTCGCGGACGTCGAGGAGGCCATGCGCGACGTCGTCGACCCCGAGCTCGGGATCAACGTCGTCGACCTCGGCCTCGTCTACGGCATCACCGTCGACGCCCAGAAGCACGCCGTCCTCGACATGACCCTCACGTCCGCGGCCTGCCCGCTGACCGACGTCATCGAGGACCAGACGCAGCAGGCCCTCGAGGGCCTCGTGGCGTCCTACCGCGTGAACTGGGTCTGGATGCCGCCGTGGGGCCCGGACAAGATCACCGACGACGGTCGCGAGCAGCTGCGCGCGCTCGGCTTCAACCTCTGACCCGTCCCGTCCCCTCGACGACGCCCTCACGACCGTGAGTCGCGTCGTCGAGGTGTCTCCGGAGCGGTTGGACGGCTGGCTCGAACGGTTCGCCGCGAACAACCCTGAACCCGCTGCGGGCCAACAGATCTCGGCTCGTGACGAGTTCCTGCACGACCCCTTGGCGGTGCTGCTCATCCGCCGTGGAGGGTATGCCGTCGGGCTGGCGCACGGGGCCGCCTTCACCGAGTCCAAGGTGGGCACCCGGCACGTCCAGTCGCGCACGGCCGCGGGCGGCTGGTCCCAGCAACGGTTCGCCCGGCGCCGGGGCAACCAGGCCGACGAGCTGGTCCGCGCGGTGGCCGAGCACGCCCTGCGGATCCTGCCGCGGGGAAGTGCCACGGGCATCGTGGTCGGTGGCGACAAGGCCCTCGTCCGGGCCGTCCTCGACGACCCGCGGCTGGCCCACCTCGACGCGTTGCCCCGCCGTGAGCTCTACGACCTGCCGGACCCCAGGAGAGCCGTCCTCGAGGACGCGCTGAAGCGGGGCAGGGCGATCCGCATCACGATCGAGGACTGAGCCCTACTCGACGGTGGCCGGGGAGAACGTGTCGCAGCTGTTGAGGTCGCCGGACTCGTAGCCGGTGGTGAACCACTTCTGGCGGGCTGCCGCCGACCCGTGGGTCCACGACTCCGGGTTGACCCGGCCCTGCGTCTTCTCCTGGATCCGGTCGTCGCCGACCGAGGCGGCGGCGGAGAGGGCGTCCTGGATGTCCTTGTCGCTCAACGGCTTCAGGAACGCCGTGCCCTGGGCGTCCTTGGTCTGGGTGGCGTTGCTGGCCCACACGCCGGCCAGGCAGTCCGCCTGGAGCTCGAGGCGGACACCGCCGCTGTTGGCGCCCTGCGGGTCCTGCTGCGCCTTGCCGAGGGTGCCGAAGATGTCCTGGAGGTGGTGGCCGTACTCGTGCGCCACGACGTACTCCTGGGCCAGCGGTCCGCCGCTCGATCCGAACTGGTCGGACAAGATCTGGAAGAAGCTCGCGTCGATGTAGATCTGGGTGTCCAGCGGGCAGTAGAACGGCCCGACCTGGTTCGACGCGGTGCCGCAGGCCGACTGGGTGGAGCCGGTGTAGATGATCGTCTTGGCCGGGGTGTACTCGCGGCGGTAGCGGGGGAGCTCTGCCGCCCAGAAGGCCTGGACCGAGTTGACCGTGGCGATGACGCGGCAGGTGTCGCTGCGGTTGGCGTCGGCGCCGGTCTTGCACTCGGCGAACGCATTGGGGTCGGTGCTGCCGCCGGGCTCGACCTGTCCCGAGCCGCCGGTGCCGGGGTCGGTTCCGGTGCCCCCGGGCAGGTCGTTCGGGTTGATGCCGAAGACCAGCGCGATGATCAGCAGGATGATGCCGCCGACGCCGCCCCCGACGACCATGCCCCCGGGACGGCCGCCGCCCCCGCCCGACCCCACCTGGGATGTGTCGAGCTGCACGTCGTCGTTGAAGCTCATCTGACCTCCGGGGCCTCGGGCGTGCACTCGAGGGTCGAGCGACGTCGCTAGACTAGTGATCTCAGCGGCTGTGCGGCACCGGCGCAACCTGTGCACGGCGCGCCGCCCGCCGATCGGTCGTGACCGTCCCTGCATCGACGCACGGGACCGGCGCGGAGCCACGCTGAGCTGCCTGTTCTTCCTCGAAATGTGTCTGGAGTACGTCTGTGATCGCCGCCAGTGGGATCGAGCTGCGCGCTGGGTCCCGCCTCCTGCTCGACGGCGCGACCTTCCGCATCGCCGCCGGTGACCGGGTCGGCCTCGTCGGCCGCAACGGTGCCGGCAAGACCACCTTGACCAAGGTCCTCGCGGGCCAGGGACAGCCCGCTGCCGGCAGCGTCACCGTCACCGGGGAGGTCGGCTACCTGCCGCAGGACCCGCGCACCGGCGACCTGCACGTGCTGGCGCGGGACCGGATCCTGTCCGCCCGTGGCCTCGACCGCATCATCACCCAGATGCGCGAGGCCGAGGGCGCCATGGCGTCGGCCGACGACGAGACCCGCGACAAGGCGATGCGGCGCTACTCCCGCCTCGAGGGCGAGTTCACCGCTGCCGGTGGGTATGCAGCCGAGTCCGAGGCCGCGACCATTGCCAGTGCGCTGTCGCTCGACGAGCGCATCCTCGGCCAGCCCCTCGCGACCCTCTCGGGTGGTCAGCGCCGCCGGGTCGAGCTCTCCCGCATCTTGTTCTCCGGCGCGCAGACGCTCCTGCTCGACGAGCCGACCAACCACCTCGACGCCGACTCCATCGCGTGGTTGCGCGACTACCTCAAGGGATACCAGGGCGGGCTCGTGGTCATCAGCCACGACGTCCACCTGCTCGACGCTGTAGTGACCCGGGTCTTCCACCTCGATGCCAACCGCGGCGAGCTCGACCTCTACAACGTCGGCTGGAAGCCCTACCTCCAGCAGCGCGAGACCGACGAGCGCGCCCGCAAGCGCGAGTACGCGAACGCGACGAAGAAGGCCGCGGCCCTCATGGAGCAGGCCGAGAAGATGCGTGCCAAGGCCACCAAGGCCGTCGCCGCCCAGAACATGATCAAGCGTGCCGAGCGCATGGTGGCCGGCCTGGAGGGAGCCCGCACCACCGACAAGGTGGCCAAGCTGCGCTTCCCCGACCCCGCGCCGTGCGGCAGGACGCCGCTGCGCGCGTCCGGGCTGTCCCGGTCCTACGGCAGCCTCGAGATCTTCACCGACGTCGACCTGGCCATCGACCGTGGCTCGCGCGTCGTCGTGCTCGGGCTCAACGGTGCCGGCAAGACGACCCTGCTGCGCATGCTCGCCGGCGTGGACACCCCGGACACCGGGGAGGTCGAGCCCGGCCACGGCCTCAAGCTCGGCTACTACGCCCAGGAGCACGAGAACCTCGACGTGTCCCGGTCGGTGCTGGCCAACATGAAGTCGGCCGCCCCGGACTCGTTCGGCGAGACCGAGGTCCGCAAGGTGCTCGGCTCGTTCCTGTTCAGCGGCGACGACGTCGACAAGCCGGCCAGCGTGCTCTCCGGTGGCGAGAAGACGCGCCTCTCCCTGGCCATGCTCGTGGTCTCCGAGGCCAACGTCCTGCTGCTCGACGAGCCCACCAACAACCTCGACCCGGCCTCGCGCGAGGAAATCCTCGGCGCCCTGCGGACCTACAAGGGCGCCGTCGTCCTCGTGACGCACGACGAGGGCGCCGTCGAGTCGCTCGACCCCGAGCGGATCCTGCTGCTCCCCGACGGCATCGAGGACCACTGGGGCCAGGACTACCTCGACCTCATCTCCCTCGCCTGACCCCCTCCACCCCGACTTCGTACCCGCAGCCCCGCTCATGACCCCGGTTCGGGGCGGAGTGAGCGGGTCTGCGGGTACGAAGTGGCGAATGGGAAACTCCCATCCAGCTGGTGGGGGATGGGGTCGGATAATGGACGGTTATGCAATCCATAACGGTCTTGGCAGAATGGTCGGGTGACGCAGACCCCCACCCGACCGCAGCGCCAGGCAGGCAAGGCCACCGGCGCCTGGGCCGACGGCGACCGCACGCCTCTGAAC
Encoded here:
- the sufB gene encoding Fe-S cluster assembly protein SufB → MSTNIEELNPGLKDLGRYEYGWADSDSAGATAKRGLNEDVVRDISARKNEPQWMLDLREKSLRLFGKKPMPNWGSDLTGIDFQNIKYFVKSTEKQATTWDELPEDIKNTYDKLGIPEAEKQRLVAGVAAQYESEVVYHQIREDLEEKGVIFVDTDTGLREHEDLFREYFTSVIPAGDNKFAALNTAVWSGGSFIYVPPGVHVDIPLQAYFRINTENMGQFERTLIIADEGSSVHYVEGCTAPIYKSDSLHSAVVEIVVKKNARVRYTTIQNWSNNVYNLVTKRATCAEGATMEWIDGNIGSKVTMKYPAVFLLGEHAKGETLSIAFAGEGQHQDAGAKMVHAAPNTSSTIVSKSVARGGGRTSYRGLVQILEGAHGSRSSVVCDALLVDTISRSDTYPYVDIREDDVTMGHEATVSKVSEDQMFYLMSRGMTEEEAMAMIVRGFVEPIARELPMEYALELNRLIELQMEGAVG
- the sufD gene encoding Fe-S cluster assembly protein SufD; amino-acid sequence: MSLLAQKNPEATAGAHTDSAAAFVPDQSRAERRTSYAVADFPVPGGREEEWRFTPVDRLAALFRDEATGACLDWSESLPEGVTLRTIPVEEWRASGAPAPGDRAAAVAAAHSGGVALVEVPAEAELDEPVRISLTGTERETVHGHLMVRVGRFARATVVLEHQGLTDYSEVLSVVVEDGADVTIVSVQEWDDESIHLAQHDVVVGRDAKVRHIAVTLGGGIVRLSTNATYTGPGGSFEGLGVYFADAGQHQEHRLFVDHQAPHCHSNVEYKGALQGETAHTVWVGDVLIRASAEGTDTYELNRNLILDDGARADSIPNLEIETGEIVGAGHASATGRFDDEQLFYLQARGIPEDIARRLVVRGFFASVVARIGVPEVSERLMAAIDTELGGTATPTGDDE
- a CDS encoding non-heme iron oxygenase ferredoxin subunit, which codes for MSAAAELVPDEDFVRVCRLDELPEVGAAAADIGGTVVAIVRTKDGSVHAVDDTCSHANVSLSEGEVDGCTLECWLHGSRFDIRTGLPSGPPALAPINVYAVKIDGDDVYVATTPQNTTPTHLER
- the sufC gene encoding Fe-S cluster assembly ATPase SufC, whose amino-acid sequence is MSTLEIRNLQVTVETENGTKEILRGVDLTVKSGETHAIMGPNGSGKSTLAYSIAGHPKYTVTGGTVTLDGEDVLAMKVDERARAGLFLAMQYPVEVPGVTVSNFLRTAKTAIDGEAPKLRTWVKDMKGAMNELRMDPTFAERNVNEGFSGGEKKRHEILQMELLKPKVAILDETDSGLDVDALRVVSEGVNRVKDNTDVGVLLITHYTRILRYIKPDFVHVFVDGKIVEEGGSELADRLEAEGYDRYVGAAATTTA
- a CDS encoding SufS family cysteine desulfurase: MSTTATATVFTDGELAQIRAGFPILTRTVRDGRPLVYLDSGATSQRHTRALDAERAFSEQVNAAVHRGAHQLSEEATDRYEQARATIAGFIGGATDEVVFTKNATESLNLVAYGFSNSVVGQAKDPRLTLGEGDEILITEMEHHANLVPWQELAHRTGATLRWVGVTDDGRLDLDGIHGPALGELLTDRTKVFAFTHVSNVLGTVNPVHRLVEAARSVGALTVLDACQSAPHLALDVADLGVDFAAFSGHKMYGPTGIGVFWGRHDLLAAMPPFITGGSMIETVRMEGTTYAAPPQRFEAGSPNAAQAIGLAAAIEWLQELGMDRVHAHEQALTERLLAGLAERPWVRVVGPADGVDRGSAVAFVVDGVHAHDVGQVLDDQGVEARVGHHCAWPLHRRMKATATTRASLAAYSTPAEVDALLVALDRVPDVFGVAS
- the sufU gene encoding Fe-S cluster assembly sulfur transfer protein SufU, which codes for MDLYQELILEHSKRPQHAGLREPFEAEVHHVNPTCGDEVTLRVHVEGQGSDAVVRDVSYDALGCSISTASASVLAEEVIGHTVAEAMVTHEAMRVMLTSKGEDPGDEDVIGDGVAFAGVAKYPARVKCALLGWMAFTDALHQAGIDTSTTDSSAAPAGTTREEAR
- a CDS encoding metal-sulfur cluster assembly factor, translating into MSDTTTATPNVADVEEAMRDVVDPELGINVVDLGLVYGITVDAQKHAVLDMTLTSAACPLTDVIEDQTQQALEGLVASYRVNWVWMPPWGPDKITDDGREQLRALGFNL
- a CDS encoding acVLRF1 family peptidyl-tRNA hydrolase: MSRVVEVSPERLDGWLERFAANNPEPAAGQQISARDEFLHDPLAVLLIRRGGYAVGLAHGAAFTESKVGTRHVQSRTAAGGWSQQRFARRRGNQADELVRAVAEHALRILPRGSATGIVVGGDKALVRAVLDDPRLAHLDALPRRELYDLPDPRRAVLEDALKRGRAIRITIED
- the ypfJ gene encoding KPN_02809 family neutral zinc metallopeptidase, which translates into the protein MSFNDDVQLDTSQVGSGGGGGRPGGMVVGGGVGGIILLIIALVFGINPNDLPGGTGTDPGTGGSGQVEPGGSTDPNAFAECKTGADANRSDTCRVIATVNSVQAFWAAELPRYRREYTPAKTIIYTGSTQSACGTASNQVGPFYCPLDTQIYIDASFFQILSDQFGSSGGPLAQEYVVAHEYGHHLQDIFGTLGKAQQDPQGANSGGVRLELQADCLAGVWASNATQTKDAQGTAFLKPLSDKDIQDALSAAASVGDDRIQEKTQGRVNPESWTHGSAAARQKWFTTGYESGDLNSCDTFSPATVE
- a CDS encoding ABC-F family ATP-binding cassette domain-containing protein gives rise to the protein MIAASGIELRAGSRLLLDGATFRIAAGDRVGLVGRNGAGKTTLTKVLAGQGQPAAGSVTVTGEVGYLPQDPRTGDLHVLARDRILSARGLDRIITQMREAEGAMASADDETRDKAMRRYSRLEGEFTAAGGYAAESEAATIASALSLDERILGQPLATLSGGQRRRVELSRILFSGAQTLLLDEPTNHLDADSIAWLRDYLKGYQGGLVVISHDVHLLDAVVTRVFHLDANRGELDLYNVGWKPYLQQRETDERARKREYANATKKAAALMEQAEKMRAKATKAVAAQNMIKRAERMVAGLEGARTTDKVAKLRFPDPAPCGRTPLRASGLSRSYGSLEIFTDVDLAIDRGSRVVVLGLNGAGKTTLLRMLAGVDTPDTGEVEPGHGLKLGYYAQEHENLDVSRSVLANMKSAAPDSFGETEVRKVLGSFLFSGDDVDKPASVLSGGEKTRLSLAMLVVSEANVLLLDEPTNNLDPASREEILGALRTYKGAVVLVTHDEGAVESLDPERILLLPDGIEDHWGQDYLDLISLA